One stretch of Pradoshia sp. D12 DNA includes these proteins:
- a CDS encoding glutamate synthase-related protein translates to MNKRWNPSTFMNYHESEHDACGIIACIEKKKIHTRDNIFACIDALVTMNHRAGFINGEGDGVGIHIDIPRQLWKEKLKNSGADTDLADHNHFVVGHFFIKREAEKQQTIEEIIKLANEKDLKEIYVSDEAYSTDALGPIALQENPVFLQVAFIAKEDLKQTDLSSLLFDLTITIEKNDHIHVSSLSQYHAIYKVMGAGDILPKYYPDLASPLVASTMTLGHNRYCTNTLSSFFRVQPFSVLGHNGEINTIAKLRDEAQMVGVPLVNGGSDSQDLSRTLETFIYREGYSLFEALDIVFPPIINEMKEYPDHLQDLYTYLRESWGHFAQGPAGIISRHGNEAAFSVDALGLRPLWMMETSTSYLFGSEPGVISPTEYVANPKPIGPGEKVGLKWNGDSIELYEYITYQEEVFKRFNKRLNFTESRNRLNPPDVKEHTFAQEEDKIQNGQYKAFGWERDHIQLIEQMAEKGAEPIRSLGHDAPLAALNPERKNIADFIKESVAVVTNPAIDRDREMEHFSTRTIIGKRPSLFTDEKSVNTVIELLTPLLAEGKAGHTCAQFAKQPSYEQIHQLFMDTEELKTISMTFTEGETIKEALDRISKEALTFVTDGCGLLCLDDELSHQAEQLWLDPALVVAAVDRALVKAEKRRDCSILVRSAAIRNLHDIVVIYGLGANLINPYYMFRTVSDEQSKPVINLYNSLSKGLEKVISTLGIHELRGYGRLFSSIGLQEEIADILQIVNFFGSNQLIYNFDKLKEDAKQRAIDYANEKERVGKTFHLFPRIWKAIGEVASTGDYQAFGEKISEQEEQNPTTIRHLTDFKKTEQKVDPETVNIGVGDHSLPFVIASMSFGSQNETAFRAYAEGADRLNMISMNGEGGEIKDMLGKYPRTRGQQIASGRFGVNAELLNSSNLLEIKIGQGAKPGEGGHLPGSKVTSKIAEARNATIGSDLISPSNNHDIYSIEDLAQMIHELKTANDQARVAVKVPVVPNIGTISVGIAKAGADIITLSGFDGGTGAARIHALQNVGLPVEIGVKAAHNALLEAGLRQDVELWADGGLKSAKDVLKVMLLGANRVGFGTLSMIAIGCTTCRGCHLDTCHVGIATQIDSEVEAKEHGLRRFVPRQFDLAVQGIINLFSAFGNELKTLAAELGITNLQEAVGRSDLLVQTKGKEMLDLKYLLKTIELGQITHLEAAATKDELIVQMAAVGAEYLDASVNDLLQSRQFKNINSIQRVLGSRVSCHRVRGRLDGSYVKMDPVNLTYKGSIPGNGLGAYNTEGITITVDGGSQDGTGKTSFGGTIAILKGIGKDDKFYNGSVGKGFGYGAQKGLLIAQGDADARAGIRLSGADMIVGGSLKRDIPVQEHGNIGVYSNIKGFAFEYMTNGRGLVLGDPGPWICAGMTGGVIYQRHLPERGLTKDALQRRIAKGALVSVEKLNETGINDVTELLTRYTTILRENGQQAEAEELAQLLGNPSQHFLQIVPVKTQADPSVSTE, encoded by the coding sequence ATGAACAAAAGATGGAATCCTAGTACGTTTATGAATTACCACGAATCAGAACATGATGCTTGCGGAATTATTGCATGTATTGAAAAGAAAAAAATACATACCCGTGATAATATTTTTGCGTGTATTGATGCCCTGGTTACCATGAACCATCGGGCCGGTTTTATTAACGGCGAAGGCGATGGTGTCGGCATTCACATAGATATCCCCCGTCAATTATGGAAGGAGAAGCTAAAGAACTCTGGTGCTGATACAGACCTTGCGGATCATAACCATTTTGTAGTGGGCCACTTTTTTATTAAACGTGAGGCTGAGAAACAACAAACTATTGAGGAAATAATCAAACTGGCAAACGAAAAAGACTTAAAAGAAATTTATGTATCTGATGAAGCTTATTCCACCGATGCATTGGGACCAATAGCATTACAGGAAAACCCTGTATTTCTTCAAGTTGCTTTTATAGCAAAAGAAGATTTAAAACAAACTGACCTTTCATCTCTGTTATTTGATCTCACAATTACAATTGAGAAAAATGACCACATCCACGTATCTTCGCTTAGCCAATATCATGCCATCTACAAAGTGATGGGAGCCGGCGATATTCTACCTAAGTACTATCCAGACCTTGCAAGTCCACTCGTCGCATCAACGATGACACTTGGACATAACCGCTATTGCACTAATACACTATCCAGCTTTTTTCGCGTACAACCATTTAGCGTCCTTGGACATAATGGTGAAATCAATACAATCGCCAAATTACGCGATGAAGCGCAAATGGTTGGTGTTCCATTAGTAAACGGCGGCAGTGACTCACAGGATTTAAGTCGTACATTGGAAACATTCATCTACCGTGAGGGGTATTCTCTATTTGAAGCACTTGATATTGTCTTCCCTCCAATCATTAATGAAATGAAGGAATATCCCGATCATCTTCAGGATCTATATACGTATTTGCGTGAAAGCTGGGGCCATTTCGCTCAAGGTCCGGCAGGAATCATTTCCCGCCACGGCAATGAAGCTGCTTTCTCTGTAGATGCACTTGGTCTACGTCCTTTATGGATGATGGAAACTTCAACCTCTTATTTGTTTGGCTCTGAACCAGGTGTTATTTCACCAACAGAATATGTAGCCAATCCTAAACCAATTGGTCCAGGAGAAAAGGTCGGATTAAAGTGGAATGGCGATTCAATAGAACTATATGAATATATCACTTATCAGGAAGAAGTATTCAAAAGATTTAACAAGAGACTTAACTTTACAGAATCTCGTAATCGCTTAAATCCTCCTGATGTAAAAGAGCATACTTTTGCACAGGAAGAGGACAAAATCCAAAACGGACAATATAAAGCTTTCGGATGGGAACGTGACCATATTCAACTAATTGAACAAATGGCTGAAAAAGGTGCAGAACCAATCCGTTCACTTGGTCACGATGCTCCACTGGCAGCACTCAATCCTGAGCGTAAGAATATTGCAGACTTTATTAAAGAAAGTGTTGCAGTTGTTACAAACCCTGCGATAGATCGCGACCGAGAAATGGAACATTTTTCGACCCGAACCATTATCGGTAAACGCCCTTCTCTGTTTACAGATGAAAAATCTGTAAACACAGTGATTGAGCTATTAACGCCTCTATTAGCTGAAGGAAAAGCTGGACACACTTGTGCACAGTTTGCAAAACAACCTTCTTATGAACAAATTCACCAATTATTTATGGATACAGAAGAATTGAAAACGATATCCATGACATTCACGGAGGGTGAAACGATTAAGGAAGCTCTAGATCGTATCAGTAAAGAGGCTCTTACCTTTGTTACTGACGGCTGTGGATTACTTTGCCTAGATGATGAACTATCCCATCAGGCTGAGCAATTATGGTTGGATCCTGCCCTTGTAGTCGCAGCAGTCGATAGAGCATTAGTAAAAGCAGAAAAACGAAGAGACTGTTCCATTTTAGTTCGCTCTGCTGCCATTCGTAACTTGCATGACATTGTGGTGATTTACGGATTAGGAGCTAATTTGATTAATCCATATTATATGTTCCGTACCGTATCAGATGAGCAGTCGAAACCAGTAATTAATTTATATAACTCTTTATCTAAAGGATTAGAAAAGGTCATTTCAACACTTGGAATTCATGAACTTCGCGGATATGGACGACTATTCTCTTCGATTGGACTACAGGAAGAAATAGCAGACATCCTTCAAATCGTGAACTTCTTTGGATCCAATCAATTAATCTATAATTTTGATAAATTGAAGGAAGATGCGAAACAGCGTGCAATTGATTATGCCAATGAAAAAGAACGTGTCGGCAAGACCTTTCATCTGTTCCCGCGAATCTGGAAAGCAATTGGTGAGGTGGCTTCAACTGGAGATTATCAGGCCTTTGGAGAAAAAATCTCTGAACAGGAAGAACAAAATCCCACAACTATTCGCCATTTAACAGATTTCAAGAAAACCGAACAAAAAGTTGATCCAGAAACAGTGAATATTGGTGTTGGCGATCACAGTCTACCATTTGTAATTGCATCAATGTCGTTCGGCTCACAAAATGAAACAGCCTTTCGCGCATATGCAGAAGGTGCCGATCGCCTTAATATGATTAGCATGAATGGTGAAGGCGGAGAAATTAAAGATATGCTTGGTAAATACCCGCGAACTCGCGGTCAGCAAATTGCCTCCGGTCGTTTTGGTGTAAATGCGGAATTGCTGAATTCCTCTAATTTACTTGAAATCAAAATCGGACAGGGCGCTAAACCGGGTGAAGGCGGTCATCTTCCTGGATCCAAAGTAACATCAAAAATTGCCGAAGCACGTAATGCAACGATTGGATCCGATTTAATATCACCTTCAAACAACCATGATATTTATTCTATTGAAGATTTAGCTCAAATGATCCATGAGTTAAAGACAGCCAATGATCAGGCAAGGGTGGCTGTTAAAGTACCTGTTGTTCCAAATATTGGGACAATTTCTGTCGGGATAGCAAAAGCTGGTGCTGATATTATCACGCTAAGTGGATTTGACGGCGGTACCGGAGCCGCTCGTATCCATGCCCTTCAAAACGTTGGATTACCAGTGGAGATTGGTGTTAAAGCTGCTCATAATGCCTTGCTTGAAGCCGGTCTAAGACAGGATGTTGAGCTTTGGGCTGACGGTGGCCTCAAAAGTGCAAAGGATGTACTGAAGGTTATGCTACTTGGAGCAAACCGTGTAGGTTTTGGAACCCTCTCTATGATTGCTATTGGCTGTACAACATGTCGAGGCTGCCACCTGGATACATGCCATGTAGGGATTGCTACTCAAATTGATTCTGAAGTGGAAGCAAAGGAACATGGGCTAAGGAGATTTGTTCCTAGACAATTTGATTTAGCCGTCCAGGGAATCATCAACCTATTCAGTGCTTTTGGCAATGAATTAAAAACACTTGCGGCTGAACTTGGAATCACAAATCTCCAGGAAGCTGTCGGGCGTTCCGATTTATTAGTACAAACAAAAGGAAAAGAAATGCTGGATTTAAAATACTTACTTAAAACGATTGAGCTTGGCCAAATCACACATCTCGAAGCTGCTGCTACAAAGGACGAATTAATCGTCCAAATGGCCGCAGTCGGTGCAGAATATCTGGATGCAAGTGTAAATGATCTGCTTCAATCCAGACAATTTAAAAATATCAATTCTATTCAGCGCGTACTTGGAAGCCGTGTTTCCTGCCACCGGGTAAGAGGCAGATTAGATGGTTCCTATGTCAAAATGGATCCTGTTAATCTAACCTATAAAGGTTCCATACCTGGAAATGGACTTGGTGCATACAATACAGAAGGCATTACGATAACAGTTGATGGCGGTTCTCAGGATGGCACCGGCAAAACCTCATTTGGAGGAACAATTGCAATTCTTAAAGGAATCGGCAAGGATGACAAATTCTATAATGGTTCCGTCGGAAAAGGCTTTGGATATGGTGCACAAAAAGGTCTATTAATTGCTCAGGGTGACGCTGATGCGCGCGCAGGTATCCGTCTGTCTGGTGCTGACATGATTGTCGGAGGTTCTTTAAAACGGGATATTCCTGTACAAGAACATGGAAACATTGGCGTTTATTCAAATATTAAGGGCTTTGCCTTCGAATATATGACAAACGGCCGAGGACTTGTTCTTGGAGACCCAGGTCCATGGATTTGCGCAGGAATGACAGGCGGTGTCATTTATCAACGTCATTTGCCTGAACGAGGCCTTACAAAAGATGCGCTCCAACGCAGAATTGCAAAAGGAGCCCTCGTCTCTGTTGAAAAATTAAATGAAACAGGTATAAATGATGTAACTGAACTACTTACACGCTATACAACTATTCTTAGAGAAAATGGTCAACAGGCTGAAGCGGAAGAACTGGCCCAATTGCTAGGCAACCCAAGCCAGCACTTCCTCCAAATCGTCCCAGTTAAAACCCAAGCCGACCCATCTGTATCTACAGAATAA
- a CDS encoding glutamate-1-semialdehyde 2,1-aminomutase yields the protein MNHAQSESLHAEAMQHIVGGVNSPSRSYKAVGGGSPVAMERAKGAYFWDVDGNRYIDYLAAYGPIITGHAHPHITKAITKAAENGVLYGTPTPFEVKFAKMLKEAIPSMDKVRFTNSGTESVMTTIRVARAYTGRDKIIKFAGCYHGHSDLVLVAAGSGPSTLGTPDSAGVPKSIAQEVITVPFNDIDAYKEAINKWGNEIAAVLVEPIVGNFGIVEPNPGFLEAINDITHAAGALVIYDEVITAFRFMYGGAQNLLGVEPDMTALGKIIGGGLPIGAYGGKKEVMETVAPLGPAYQAGTMAGNPASMLAGIACLEVLKEEGVYERLDQLGAMLEQGILQAAEDHHVSIKVNRLKGALTVYFTDAKEDISNYAQAEATNGEVFGRFFKLMLEQGINLAPSKYEAWFLTTAHTEEDIETTIKAVNQAFKLL from the coding sequence ATGAACCACGCTCAATCTGAAAGTTTGCATGCTGAAGCTATGCAGCACATCGTCGGCGGTGTCAATTCACCATCTAGATCATACAAAGCCGTTGGAGGGGGTTCTCCAGTTGCAATGGAAAGAGCAAAAGGCGCGTATTTTTGGGATGTTGACGGCAATCGATATATTGATTATCTTGCCGCTTACGGACCTATAATTACCGGGCATGCCCATCCGCATATTACCAAAGCAATTACAAAGGCAGCTGAAAACGGCGTTCTTTATGGAACACCTACTCCTTTTGAAGTTAAATTTGCCAAGATGCTTAAGGAAGCCATCCCATCCATGGACAAAGTACGGTTTACAAATTCCGGAACTGAATCGGTTATGACCACGATTCGTGTAGCACGAGCGTATACAGGACGGGATAAAATTATTAAGTTCGCTGGCTGTTATCACGGACATTCCGATCTTGTTTTAGTCGCTGCCGGATCAGGCCCTTCCACACTTGGAACTCCCGATTCCGCCGGTGTACCAAAAAGCATTGCTCAGGAAGTCATTACAGTGCCGTTCAATGATATAGATGCCTATAAGGAAGCAATCAATAAATGGGGAAATGAAATCGCGGCCGTTTTAGTTGAACCGATTGTCGGTAATTTCGGGATTGTTGAACCAAACCCTGGTTTTCTTGAAGCAATTAATGACATTACTCATGCAGCAGGGGCACTTGTTATCTATGATGAGGTAATTACAGCCTTCCGTTTTATGTACGGTGGTGCACAAAACCTTCTTGGTGTTGAGCCTGATATGACGGCGCTCGGAAAAATCATCGGCGGCGGCTTACCGATTGGTGCTTACGGTGGCAAAAAAGAGGTTATGGAAACAGTCGCACCCCTCGGCCCAGCCTATCAAGCAGGGACGATGGCCGGAAATCCCGCTTCCATGCTAGCTGGTATTGCTTGCCTTGAAGTATTGAAGGAAGAAGGAGTATATGAACGACTAGATCAACTTGGGGCGATGCTGGAACAAGGTATCCTTCAGGCAGCGGAAGACCATCATGTTTCTATTAAAGTAAATCGATTAAAAGGTGCATTAACGGTTTATTTTACTGATGCTAAGGAAGATATCAGTAACTATGCTCAAGCTGAAGCTACGAATGGCGAAGTGTTCGGCCGATTCTTTAAGCTTATGCTGGAACAAGGGATTAACTTGGCTCCATCAAAATATGAAGCCTGGTTCTTAACGACAGCCCATACAGAAGAAGACATAGAAACTACTATTAAAGCTGTAAATCAAGCATTCAAATTATTATAA
- a CDS encoding potassium channel family protein: MFYIILAAVVITLLMSLRGLLMPTDPTRAERISLDYLYWIITVYFTFLIGFGILYVLVEMKFGTVIHLNGLPIEGGLFQKLASSFYFSTMTLLSVGYGDMVPVGFGRWIASMEALIGYALPAAFVVRTAIDFEHAKTTRN, translated from the coding sequence TTGTTTTATATTATCCTTGCTGCGGTTGTTATCACGTTACTAATGAGTTTGAGAGGATTATTGATGCCAACAGACCCAACCCGGGCTGAACGGATATCACTCGATTATCTTTATTGGATCATTACGGTGTACTTCACTTTTTTAATAGGTTTCGGAATCCTATACGTATTGGTTGAAATGAAATTTGGAACGGTTATTCATTTGAATGGTTTACCTATTGAGGGAGGTTTGTTTCAAAAGCTTGCCTCTTCCTTCTATTTCAGTACTATGACTCTTCTCTCGGTAGGGTATGGAGATATGGTACCTGTAGGATTTGGCAGATGGATTGCATCAATGGAAGCTTTAATTGGATATGCGTTACCGGCAGCTTTTGTCGTAAGGACTGCCATAGACTTTGAACATGCAAAAACAACCCGAAATTAG
- the bcp gene encoding thioredoxin-dependent thiol peroxidase — MSSIVGEKAQDFKLQASNGKEVTLADFKGKNVVLYFYPKDMTPGCTTEACDFKENYTSFAELDTIIVGVSPDPVEKHEKFKTKYDLPFILLSDPEHTLSKAYGVWVLKNNFGNEYMGTERSTFVINKEGIVVKEWRKVRVKGHVEDALAFIKNELS; from the coding sequence ATGAGTAGTATAGTTGGTGAGAAGGCGCAGGATTTTAAGCTTCAGGCAAGTAATGGAAAAGAGGTTACATTAGCTGATTTTAAGGGGAAAAATGTAGTTCTCTATTTTTATCCAAAGGATATGACACCGGGATGCACGACTGAAGCATGTGACTTCAAGGAAAATTACACATCATTTGCAGAATTGGATACAATTATTGTTGGCGTTAGTCCAGATCCGGTTGAAAAGCATGAAAAATTTAAAACGAAATATGATCTTCCTTTTATCTTGTTGTCAGACCCAGAACATACATTGTCAAAAGCGTATGGAGTATGGGTATTAAAAAACAATTTTGGAAATGAATATATGGGTACGGAACGTTCTACATTCGTTATCAACAAAGAGGGTATAGTGGTAAAAGAGTGGCGTAAGGTGAGAGTGAAAGGGCATGTGGAAGATGCCTTAGCATTTATTAAAAATGAATTATCATAA
- a CDS encoding aminopeptidase → MKDPRIKKMARQLLTHSVRLEKGQKVLIEGHYITKPLLVELVNQTYELGAYPFVQMLDDEIQKYMAKGYSREQLEIMANWDLKKFEDMDAVIIVIGEENDAEFAEIPSEKFQLSGEVMKPVVDYYINNCRWVLLNYPTKSLAQKAGMSTSQFEDFLLDVCTIDYAKVQKAMEPLKSLMEQTDQVRITSPGTDLSFSIKGIPAVMCFGERNLPDGEVYTAPVKNSVNGTITFNTPCPYQGTTFRDVSLTFKDGKIIDARADQADKINKIFDIDEGARYIGEFALGVNPLITNPMGDILFDEKICGSLHFTPGLAYKAADNGNISSIHWDMVLIQRTEFGGGEIYFDGQLIRKDGLFVLPELKGLNPESLL, encoded by the coding sequence ATGAAAGATCCACGAATTAAAAAAATGGCAAGACAACTGCTAACCCATTCTGTACGGTTAGAGAAGGGGCAAAAAGTGTTGATTGAAGGTCACTACATAACGAAACCTTTGTTGGTAGAACTTGTCAATCAAACGTATGAGCTAGGAGCATACCCATTTGTACAAATGCTCGATGATGAGATTCAAAAATATATGGCAAAAGGGTATAGTCGGGAACAGTTGGAAATCATGGCTAATTGGGATTTGAAAAAATTTGAAGACATGGATGCTGTCATTATTGTGATCGGAGAAGAGAATGATGCGGAATTTGCTGAGATTCCGTCAGAGAAATTTCAGCTGAGCGGAGAAGTAATGAAGCCAGTCGTTGATTACTATATTAATAATTGCCGTTGGGTATTATTGAACTATCCGACTAAATCACTTGCTCAAAAAGCAGGGATGAGCACAAGTCAATTTGAAGATTTTCTGCTTGATGTTTGTACAATTGATTATGCCAAAGTGCAGAAGGCAATGGAGCCATTGAAATCTCTAATGGAGCAAACAGATCAGGTCAGAATCACGTCACCGGGAACAGATCTTTCTTTTTCTATAAAGGGAATTCCGGCAGTGATGTGTTTCGGAGAAAGAAATTTACCTGATGGAGAAGTATATACAGCCCCCGTTAAAAATAGTGTAAACGGAACGATTACCTTTAATACGCCTTGTCCTTATCAAGGGACTACCTTCAGAGATGTCAGTTTAACGTTTAAAGATGGAAAAATAATTGATGCAAGAGCAGATCAAGCGGATAAAATCAATAAAATATTTGATATAGATGAAGGTGCCCGTTATATTGGAGAATTTGCCTTAGGCGTAAACCCGTTAATAACAAATCCAATGGGAGATATTTTATTCGATGAGAAAATCTGTGGAAGCCTGCATTTCACACCGGGATTAGCCTATAAAGCAGCCGACAATGGAAATATATCTTCTATTCACTGGGACATGGTGCTTATCCAGCGAACTGAATTTGGCGGAGGAGAAATCTATTTTGATGGTCAATTGATTCGAAAGGATGGATTATTTGTACTACCGGAGTTAAAAGGATTAAATCCTGAATCACTTTTATAG
- a CDS encoding D-2-hydroxyacid dehydrogenase produces MKVVSAIYPPGEIRKRLIESYKEHEFHFCKGIKNAGSVIKDMDVLITYGEDVDEETIDQALRLKWISVMSAGIEKLPFEKIRERNILVTNARGIHAIPMAEYAMGMMLSYIKQFPIMAENKDKRIWDKRLPFGELNGKNLLILGTGAIGEEIARLGKAFRMKTIGMNRSGVSASSYFDDIITMSQIEDALPNADFIISVLPSTSETKDLLKYKHFEMMKNIAMFINIGRGDLIKEDTIHEVLENQVIGHMVLDVFPNEPLNEDNKLWLYPNLTITPHISSVSKNYLPRAFDIFEQNFQRFVNHKDDNYVNKIDVGKGY; encoded by the coding sequence ATGAAGGTTGTTTCTGCAATTTATCCTCCGGGGGAAATTAGGAAACGTTTGATTGAGTCATACAAAGAGCATGAGTTTCATTTTTGTAAAGGTATCAAAAATGCAGGTTCTGTTATTAAGGATATGGATGTGCTCATAACATATGGAGAAGATGTGGATGAGGAAACAATCGACCAGGCGTTACGCTTGAAATGGATTAGTGTAATGTCAGCTGGGATTGAAAAATTGCCTTTCGAAAAAATTAGAGAAAGAAATATCCTGGTAACAAATGCGAGAGGGATTCATGCGATACCTATGGCAGAGTACGCCATGGGGATGATGCTTTCATATATAAAGCAATTCCCGATCATGGCAGAGAATAAAGATAAACGTATATGGGACAAGAGGCTACCTTTCGGTGAGCTGAATGGGAAAAATCTTCTTATATTAGGTACTGGCGCAATTGGAGAAGAGATAGCTAGATTAGGAAAAGCCTTTCGGATGAAAACGATTGGGATGAATCGCAGCGGGGTTTCCGCCAGTTCATATTTTGATGATATTATTACGATGTCTCAAATTGAGGATGCTCTCCCGAATGCAGATTTTATTATATCTGTACTACCTAGTACATCAGAAACTAAGGACCTCTTGAAATACAAACATTTTGAAATGATGAAAAATATAGCTATGTTTATCAATATTGGTCGTGGAGATTTAATTAAAGAAGACACGATACATGAGGTGTTAGAAAATCAAGTTATAGGTCATATGGTGCTTGATGTTTTTCCGAATGAACCGTTAAATGAAGATAATAAGCTATGGTTATATCCTAATTTGACTATCACACCGCATATTTCTAGCGTTTCAAAAAATTACTTGCCACGCGCATTTGATATATTTGAGCAGAATTTTCAGCGGTTTGTTAATCATAAGGATGATAACTATGTGAATAAAATTGATGTAGGAAAGGGGTATTAG
- a CDS encoding cob(I)yrinic acid a,c-diamide adenosyltransferase has protein sequence MKIYTKTGDKGQTSLVYGTRVSKTDQRVEAYGTCDEGNSMIGLGISYLNDVEFSGKDKLLEEFHKIQTDLFHVGAELATPYGKKVGWVIKEESIDELEAYIDELNEELPPFKNFILPGGHPAGAAFHVARTVIRRAERNSVALGEEVNPLVIKYLNRLSDFLFIVARYVNYKLGKMEPTLHNS, from the coding sequence ATGAAAATTTATACAAAAACCGGAGATAAGGGTCAAACCTCTCTTGTTTATGGTACGCGTGTATCCAAAACTGACCAACGTGTAGAGGCGTATGGAACATGTGATGAAGGGAATTCTATGATTGGACTTGGGATAAGCTATTTAAATGATGTAGAGTTCTCAGGGAAAGATAAGTTATTAGAGGAGTTCCATAAAATACAAACTGATTTATTTCACGTTGGTGCAGAACTAGCTACTCCATACGGCAAAAAAGTTGGCTGGGTTATAAAAGAAGAGTCGATTGATGAATTGGAAGCCTATATTGATGAACTTAATGAGGAATTACCTCCATTCAAGAATTTTATACTTCCAGGTGGACACCCAGCTGGAGCAGCTTTTCATGTGGCGAGAACAGTGATACGTAGAGCTGAACGAAATTCAGTTGCTCTCGGAGAAGAGGTAAATCCTTTAGTTATAAAATATTTGAATAGGTTATCCGATTTCTTGTTTATTGTTGCCAGATATGTAAACTATAAATTAGGAAAAATGGAACCAACTTTACATAATTCTTGA
- the perR gene encoding peroxide-responsive transcriptional repressor PerR, with the protein MTVSQPQLKEALDTLKQTGVRMTPQRHAILEYIITAHAHPTADDIYKALEGKFPNMSVATVYNNLRVFKEVGLVKELTYGDSSSRFDFVSSDHYHIICEKCGKIVDFHYPGLDEVEHLASHVAGFKVTHHRMEIYGDCPECSAKEVH; encoded by the coding sequence ATGACGGTGTCTCAACCACAACTTAAAGAAGCGTTAGATACTTTGAAACAAACTGGTGTCCGCATGACTCCGCAACGTCATGCCATACTCGAGTATATAATAACTGCCCATGCGCATCCAACAGCTGATGATATATATAAGGCGTTGGAAGGCAAGTTTCCTAATATGAGCGTAGCGACAGTATATAATAATTTACGTGTGTTTAAAGAGGTTGGCTTAGTAAAAGAGTTGACGTACGGAGACTCATCCAGTCGATTTGATTTTGTGTCATCAGATCACTATCATATAATTTGTGAAAAGTGCGGAAAAATAGTTGATTTTCATTATCCAGGTCTTGATGAAGTGGAACATCTTGCATCGCATGTTGCGGGATTTAAAGTAACACATCACCGAATGGAGATTTATGGTGATTGTCCGGAATGTTCTGCTAAAGAAGTTCATTAA
- a CDS encoding YgzB family protein, translating to MAKYSSKINKIRTFALSLIFIGFIIMYGGIFFRNSPLVMTIFMVLGLLAIFASMAVYFWIGMLSTKAVQVVCPNCNKYTKILGRVDMCMYCKEPLTLDKDLEGKEFNEDYNKKKLKNK from the coding sequence GTGGCAAAGTATTCAAGTAAGATAAATAAAATACGAACATTTGCACTCAGCTTAATTTTTATAGGCTTTATCATAATGTACGGAGGTATTTTCTTTAGAAACTCACCACTGGTTATGACTATTTTTATGGTACTCGGGCTATTAGCTATTTTTGCAAGTATGGCCGTCTATTTCTGGATAGGTATGCTCTCCACAAAAGCTGTTCAAGTTGTTTGTCCAAATTGTAATAAATATACAAAAATATTAGGCAGAGTGGATATGTGTATGTACTGTAAAGAACCATTAACACTTGATAAAGACTTGGAAGGTAAAGAATTTAACGAGGATTACAATAAGAAAAAGTTAAAAAATAAATAA